In a single window of the Sediminicoccus sp. KRV36 genome:
- a CDS encoding ROK family protein, which yields MRIGIDLGGTKIEVVALGAAGQVLLRRRVPTPADYAGVIAAILALVTGAEAELGARGTVGVGIPGSLSPRTGLIRGANSMWLNGGRLDADLAAALGREVRLANDANCLALSEAADGAGAGAASVFAVILGTGVGGGLVIGGTLIEGVNRIGGEWGHNPLPWMTQAEFPGAPCWCGKRGCIETYLCGPALAADADGPGARDASGLPARHDPAARQALARHTDRLARALAMVVNLLDPEVIVLGGGLSNMAHLYAELPVQMPRHVFSDVVRTRILRAAHGDSSGVLGAARLWDPP from the coding sequence TGGGCGCCGCGGGGCAGGTGCTGCTGCGCCGCCGCGTGCCCACCCCCGCGGATTATGCGGGCGTGATCGCCGCCATCCTGGCCCTGGTCACCGGGGCCGAGGCCGAGCTTGGCGCGCGCGGCACGGTGGGGGTGGGCATTCCCGGCAGCCTCTCGCCCCGCACCGGCCTGATCCGTGGCGCCAATTCCATGTGGCTGAATGGCGGCCGGCTCGACGCGGATCTCGCGGCGGCGCTGGGGCGGGAGGTGCGGCTGGCCAATGATGCGAATTGCCTGGCCCTTTCGGAGGCGGCGGATGGCGCGGGGGCAGGAGCGGCGAGCGTCTTCGCGGTGATCCTGGGCACCGGGGTCGGCGGCGGCCTGGTCATCGGCGGAACCCTGATCGAGGGCGTGAACCGCATCGGCGGCGAATGGGGCCACAACCCGCTGCCCTGGATGACGCAGGCGGAGTTCCCCGGCGCGCCATGCTGGTGCGGCAAGCGCGGCTGCATCGAGACCTATCTCTGTGGCCCGGCCCTGGCCGCCGATGCGGACGGCCCTGGCGCGCGCGATGCCAGCGGCCTGCCCGCCCGCCACGACCCGGCGGCGCGCCAGGCCTTGGCGCGCCACACGGACCGGCTGGCACGGGCGCTGGCCATGGTGGTGAATCTGCTGGACCCGGAGGTGATCGTGCTGGGCGGCGGCTTGTCCAACATGGCGCATCTCTACGCGGAGTTGCCGGTCCAAATGCCCAGGCATGTCTTTTCCGATGTGGTGCGCACGCGAATCCTGCGCGCCGCCCATGGCGACAGCTCCGGCGTGCTGGGGGCGGCCCGGTTGTGGGACCCGCCCTGA
- a CDS encoding PhoX family phosphatase, with translation MDFDAENTPSNPDPRETISEIIERRFSRRGALLGGLSTALAGVAEAAPMHGGPSTLTFAELPHQLAQTDAVAAGHQSRVLIRWGDPVLPEAPPFDPRRVTAAAQAMQFGYNNDYLAVLPMQRGGAIGDRALLWANHEYTNTNLMFPGMGTSSQARARVSAEQAEVELMAHGGSLVEIEREGGSWKLARAGQLNRRITATTPMRISGPAAGHPWMRTNADPSGLRVLGMLNNCAGGTTPWGTILTCEENFNFLFGGELTEPALAESHRRYGIVANPPYGWHRHIARFNRTQEPNEANRFGWVVEIDPYDPQSMPVKRTALGRFKHEGATYAMAPDGRVVFYMGDDQRFDYVYRFVTARPHNPANPDRNLLDEGTLSVARYEADGTMRWLPLVHGTGPLTEANGFRSQGDVVLEARRAADLLQATPMDRPEDVEANPINGRVYVMLTNNANRSAEQVNAANPRPANAHGHVLEMIPPGAPDRPDHAAETMRWGLFLRAGKPGLDAGAQYHRATSEHGWLSCPDNCAFDSKGRIWIATDGAGSAAGVADGVYVADTEGRGRALTRLFYQAPTGAEVCGPLLLPDDSALFLAIQHPGEDPGSTFENPSTRWPDFVEGAPPRPSVIVITREAGGPVGS, from the coding sequence ATGGACTTCGACGCCGAAAACACCCCCAGCAATCCCGATCCGCGCGAAACCATCAGCGAGATCATCGAGCGCCGCTTCTCCCGCCGCGGCGCCTTGCTGGGCGGGCTGAGCACGGCCCTGGCCGGCGTGGCCGAGGCGGCGCCCATGCATGGCGGGCCCTCCACGCTGACCTTCGCCGAACTGCCCCACCAACTGGCGCAGACCGATGCGGTGGCCGCCGGCCATCAAAGCCGGGTGCTGATCCGCTGGGGCGACCCCGTGCTGCCCGAGGCGCCGCCCTTTGACCCGCGCCGCGTCACGGCCGCCGCCCAGGCCATGCAATTCGGTTACAATAATGACTACCTGGCGGTGCTGCCGATGCAGCGCGGTGGCGCCATCGGTGATCGCGCCCTGCTTTGGGCCAATCACGAATACACCAATACCAACCTGATGTTCCCCGGCATGGGCACGTCGAGCCAGGCGCGCGCCCGCGTCTCGGCCGAGCAGGCCGAGGTGGAGCTGATGGCGCATGGCGGCAGCCTGGTGGAGATCGAGCGCGAGGGCGGCTCCTGGAAGCTGGCGCGGGCGGGGCAGCTGAACCGGCGCATCACGGCAACCACGCCGATGCGGATCAGCGGCCCCGCAGCGGGCCATCCCTGGATGCGGACCAACGCCGATCCCTCAGGCCTGAGGGTTCTTGGCATGTTGAATAATTGTGCCGGTGGAACAACGCCATGGGGAACGATCCTCACCTGCGAGGAGAACTTCAACTTCCTCTTTGGCGGTGAGTTGACCGAGCCGGCGCTGGCGGAATCGCATCGCCGCTACGGCATTGTCGCCAATCCGCCCTATGGCTGGCACCGGCATATCGCGCGCTTTAATCGCACCCAGGAACCCAATGAAGCCAATCGCTTCGGGTGGGTTGTTGAGATTGATCCTTATGATCCGCAAAGCATGCCGGTGAAGCGCACCGCCCTGGGCCGCTTCAAGCATGAGGGCGCCACCTACGCCATGGCACCGGATGGCCGCGTCGTCTTCTACATGGGCGATGACCAGCGTTTTGATTACGTCTATCGCTTCGTCACCGCCCGCCCGCACAACCCGGCCAACCCGGACCGCAATCTGCTGGATGAGGGCACGCTCTCCGTCGCGCGGTATGAGGCCGACGGCACCATGCGCTGGCTGCCGCTGGTGCATGGCACCGGCCCGCTGACCGAGGCGAATGGCTTCCGCAGCCAGGGCGATGTGGTGCTGGAAGCCCGCCGCGCGGCCGATCTGCTCCAGGCCACGCCGATGGACCGGCCGGAGGATGTGGAGGCCAATCCGATCAATGGCCGCGTCTATGTCATGCTCACCAACAACGCCAACCGCTCGGCCGAGCAGGTGAATGCCGCCAATCCCCGCCCGGCCAATGCGCATGGCCATGTGCTGGAGATGATCCCGCCCGGCGCGCCCGACCGCCCGGACCATGCCGCCGAGACGATGCGCTGGGGCCTGTTCCTCCGCGCGGGCAAGCCGGGCCTTGATGCCGGCGCGCAATATCACCGTGCCACGAGCGAGCATGGCTGGCTCTCCTGCCCGGATAACTGCGCCTTCGACAGCAAGGGCCGCATCTGGATCGCGACCGATGGCGCCGGCAGCGCCGCGGGTGTCGCCGATGGCGTCTATGTGGCGGATACGGAAGGGCGCGGCCGGGCGCTGACGCGGCTGTTCTACCAGGCGCCGACCGGGGCCGAGGTCTGCGGCCCCTTGCTGCTGCCCGATGACAGCGCGCTGTTCCTGGCCATCCAGCACCCCGGCGAGGACCCCGGCAGCACCTTTGAAAACCCCTCGACCCGCTGGCCGGATTTCGTGGAGGGCGCGCCGCCCCGGCCTTCGGTGATCGTCATCACGCGGGAAGCGGGCGGGCCTGTCGGCAGCTAG
- a CDS encoding DNA polymerase IV — protein MPGLCRDCLSADPGAGPACRHCGGRRVLRHPELFALTIAHVDCDAFYASVEKRDRPELASKPVLVGGGRRGVVAACCYIARGYGIRSAMPMFKALAACPDAVVLKPDIAKYAAEGARIRAMMEALTPLVQPLSIDEAVLDLSGTEALHKAPPAVTLARLARDVEREVGVTISIGLAANRLMAKLAAGRDKPRGFAVIGGDEAAAWLAPQRVGFLPGIGPAAVRRLESAGITRLGQLAALDPKSAMARLGAEGPALAARARGEDDRPVNPERETKSVSAETTFEEDLADLPALEGVLWRICEKLSARLAGKGLSAGGVVLKLKTGGFETLTRSARLAGPTLLPETLFDAARPLLARAADGTRYRLLGLGAAPLCLAADADQGDLADPSAPRRAAKWRAIEALRERFGAASVVAGRSLTGKDKR, from the coding sequence ATGCCGGGCCTCTGCCGAGACTGCCTGAGCGCCGATCCGGGCGCCGGACCCGCCTGCCGGCATTGTGGCGGGCGGCGGGTGCTGCGCCATCCCGAGCTCTTCGCCCTCACCATCGCCCATGTGGATTGCGACGCCTTCTATGCCAGCGTCGAGAAGCGCGATCGGCCGGAACTGGCGAGCAAGCCCGTGCTGGTCGGTGGCGGGCGGCGCGGCGTGGTGGCGGCCTGCTGCTACATCGCGCGCGGCTATGGCATCCGCAGCGCGATGCCGATGTTCAAGGCGCTGGCCGCCTGCCCGGATGCGGTGGTGCTGAAGCCCGATATCGCCAAATACGCGGCCGAGGGCGCGCGCATCCGCGCCATGATGGAGGCGCTGACCCCCCTGGTGCAGCCGCTCTCCATTGATGAGGCGGTGCTGGATCTCTCGGGCACCGAGGCGTTGCATAAGGCACCTCCTGCCGTGACTCTGGCGCGGCTGGCCCGCGATGTGGAGCGGGAGGTGGGGGTGACCATCTCCATCGGCCTGGCCGCCAATCGGCTGATGGCCAAGCTCGCGGCCGGGCGGGACAAGCCGCGCGGCTTCGCCGTGATTGGCGGGGATGAGGCGGCGGCCTGGCTGGCGCCGCAGCGCGTGGGCTTCCTGCCCGGCATCGGGCCTGCCGCGGTGCGCCGGCTGGAATCGGCCGGGATCACCCGGCTCGGGCAATTGGCGGCGCTTGACCCCAAATCCGCCATGGCGCGGCTGGGCGCCGAAGGGCCCGCCCTGGCCGCCCGCGCGCGCGGCGAAGATGACCGGCCCGTCAATCCCGAGCGCGAGACCAAGAGCGTCAGCGCCGAGACGACCTTCGAGGAGGACCTGGCCGATCTTCCGGCGCTGGAGGGCGTGCTCTGGCGGATTTGCGAAAAGCTCTCGGCGCGGCTGGCCGGGAAGGGGCTTTCGGCCGGCGGCGTCGTGCTCAAGCTGAAAACCGGTGGCTTCGAGACGCTGACGCGCAGCGCGCGCCTGGCCGGCCCCACCTTGCTGCCGGAAACGCTGTTCGACGCCGCCCGGCCCTTGCTTGCCCGCGCGGCGGATGGCACGCGCTACCGGCTGCTGGGCCTGGGGGCGGCGCCGCTGTGCCTGGCGGCGGATGCGGATCAGGGTGACCTGGCGGACCCCTCGGCGCCGCGCCGCGCGGCGAAATGGCGCGCCATCGAGGCGCTGCGGGAGCGGTTTGGCGCGGCGAGCGTCGTGGCCGGCCGTTCGCTCACGGGTAAAGACAAAAGATAA
- a CDS encoding outer membrane beta-barrel protein, protein MASCLFSICISSIPEAAAQGSGAEFAVPTHGLYIGAGGSLNVTNFGTQNVYALGLSDVYQNGVRVSSGSAAGPARVPMGSEVGFAPSAQIGYYQNFAESRWLWGVKAGYSYLGTTATTPNALLPQAGAYTYTQSGLTVPFLGNGVVRSYQTRSEHQVALTPFLGRSYERGFLYLGAGPTLTRLNTQLNGLIGFADINGNRSDISGAPQNFSSSGWVWGAMLVVGATYFVTPSWFLDFTYTASATQRQAGNYYSTFSNPNGPAGAITTGALIGNSSGGLVTQGATLTLNRRF, encoded by the coding sequence ATGGCTTCATGTTTATTCAGTATATGTATTTCGAGCATTCCAGAGGCCGCGGCGCAGGGCAGCGGGGCTGAATTCGCAGTCCCGACGCATGGCCTCTATATCGGTGCCGGCGGCAGTCTCAACGTCACGAATTTCGGGACGCAGAATGTCTATGCGCTGGGCTTGTCGGATGTTTATCAGAACGGCGTCCGGGTCTCGAGCGGATCGGCCGCGGGGCCGGCGCGGGTGCCGATGGGGAGTGAGGTCGGCTTCGCGCCTTCGGCCCAGATCGGCTACTATCAGAACTTCGCGGAAAGCCGTTGGCTTTGGGGTGTGAAGGCCGGCTACAGCTATCTCGGTACCACCGCCACCACGCCCAATGCGCTGCTGCCGCAAGCCGGCGCCTATACCTATACCCAAAGCGGGCTGACGGTCCCCTTCCTGGGCAATGGCGTGGTGCGCTCCTATCAGACGCGGTCCGAGCATCAGGTGGCGCTGACGCCATTCCTGGGCCGTTCCTATGAGCGGGGCTTTCTCTATCTGGGTGCCGGGCCGACGCTGACGCGGCTCAACACCCAGTTGAATGGCCTGATCGGCTTTGCCGACATCAACGGGAACCGCAGCGATATCTCGGGCGCACCGCAGAATTTCTCCAGTTCCGGCTGGGTCTGGGGGGCCATGCTGGTGGTGGGCGCCACGTATTTCGTGACCCCCTCCTGGTTTCTGGACTTCACCTACACCGCCTCGGCCACGCAACGTCAGGCGGGGAATTACTACAGCACCTTCAGCAACCCCAACGGTCCTGCGGGCGCGATCACCACGGGCGCGCTGATCGGCAATTCCTCCGGCGGGCTGGTCACGCAGGGGGCCACGCTGACGCTGAACCGGCGCTTCTGA
- a CDS encoding tripartite tricarboxylate transporter substrate binding protein has translation MIQRRAWLAGGAAMLARPSLAQAAWPAERPVEVIVPFPAGGGVDVMTRLIMPIVAAQIPGLRHIVTNRSGAAGQIGLEATFNAAPDGYTLGATTLPAHNAIPMERPTRFRAMDFTFLANIVEDANCFYLRADSPITTLADLIAAARARPRQMTYATTGVGSDDHLFMLAFEQVANIPPLIHVPFAGAAPLIPQLLGGHVDVAAINVGDALQLKREGRLRILAQASATRWSEAADVPTFRELGLDILHGAARGIVGPPGLPAPITERLTQAFAVAMRDGDFLREAQRQFMPLNPLSGGEYRAMAQRTEGQLRALWQRRPWRE, from the coding sequence ATGATCCAACGTCGCGCATGGCTCGCGGGGGGCGCAGCAATGCTGGCCCGTCCCAGCCTGGCCCAGGCGGCCTGGCCCGCCGAACGCCCCGTCGAGGTCATCGTCCCCTTCCCCGCCGGCGGTGGGGTGGATGTGATGACGCGGCTGATCATGCCCATCGTGGCCGCGCAGATCCCGGGGCTGCGCCATATCGTCACCAATCGCAGCGGGGCCGCGGGGCAGATCGGGCTGGAAGCCACCTTCAACGCCGCCCCGGATGGCTACACCCTGGGCGCCACCACCCTGCCCGCCCACAACGCCATCCCGATGGAGCGGCCCACGCGCTTCCGCGCGATGGATTTCACCTTCCTCGCCAATATCGTCGAGGATGCGAACTGCTTCTATCTGCGCGCCGACAGCCCCATCACCACCCTGGCCGATCTGATCGCCGCCGCCCGCGCCCGGCCCCGGCAGATGACCTATGCCACCACCGGCGTCGGCTCGGATGATCACCTCTTTATGCTGGCCTTCGAGCAGGTGGCGAATATCCCGCCGCTGATCCATGTGCCCTTCGCGGGGGCCGCACCGCTGATCCCGCAACTGCTGGGCGGCCATGTGGATGTGGCGGCGATCAATGTGGGCGATGCGTTGCAGCTCAAGCGGGAGGGGCGCCTGCGCATCCTGGCGCAGGCCAGTGCCACGCGCTGGAGCGAGGCCGCCGATGTGCCGACCTTTCGCGAGCTGGGGCTGGATATCCTGCATGGCGCAGCGCGCGGCATCGTCGGCCCGCCCGGCCTGCCGGCCCCGATCACGGAGCGCCTGACCCAGGCCTTCGCGGTGGCGATGCGCGATGGCGATTTCCTGCGCGAGGCGCAGCGGCAATTCATGCCGCTCAATCCCCTCTCAGGCGGCGAATACCGCGCCATGGCCCAGCGCACGGAGGGCCAGCTGCGCGCCCTGTGGCAGCGGCGGCCCTGGCGGGAGTGA
- a CDS encoding tripartite tricarboxylate transporter substrate binding protein, whose amino-acid sequence MRRRTLLAVGGLAVPAVARAAWPLDRPIEVIIPFPPGGGVDQMGRLVAHHLPRHLPGARTAVINRPGAGGQIGFEVLFNAAPDGFTIGAATNTAMHAIAIERRPRYRPDEFTLLANVVDDPGAFWVTARSPWRTLEDLRQAARGRPGEIGVGTAGIGSDDHMLLLAFEAAAGVNLLHVPYAGTAPIQRDLLVGTLPIGAFNGSEALNLLRDGRIRGLAQGGPERWAPLGSVPTFREAGLDVLGGSSRGIAGPPGLHPEITLQYELAFTAMLADADFLRDAATQGFPMRPLVGRAYRQMMAADYAGLRGLWERRPWRE is encoded by the coding sequence ATGCGGCGCAGAACGCTTCTGGCGGTGGGGGGGCTTGCCGTCCCGGCCGTCGCGCGGGCGGCCTGGCCGCTGGACCGGCCGATCGAGGTGATCATCCCCTTCCCGCCCGGCGGCGGCGTGGACCAGATGGGGCGCCTCGTCGCGCACCACCTGCCGCGCCATCTGCCCGGCGCGCGCACCGCCGTCATCAACCGCCCCGGTGCCGGCGGGCAGATCGGCTTCGAGGTGCTGTTCAACGCGGCCCCGGATGGCTTCACCATCGGTGCCGCCACCAACACCGCCATGCACGCCATCGCGATCGAGCGGCGCCCGCGCTACCGGCCGGATGAATTCACCCTGCTGGCCAATGTGGTGGATGATCCCGGCGCCTTCTGGGTCACCGCCCGAAGCCCCTGGCGCACGCTGGAGGATCTGCGCCAGGCCGCGCGCGGCCGCCCGGGCGAGATCGGCGTGGGGACGGCGGGCATCGGCTCGGATGACCATATGCTGCTGCTGGCCTTCGAGGCCGCGGCCGGCGTGAATCTGCTGCATGTGCCCTATGCGGGCACCGCGCCGATCCAGCGTGATCTCCTGGTCGGCACGCTGCCCATCGGCGCCTTCAATGGCAGCGAGGCGCTGAACCTGCTGCGCGATGGGCGCATCCGGGGCCTGGCGCAGGGTGGGCCCGAACGCTGGGCGCCGCTCGGCTCCGTGCCGACCTTTCGCGAGGCGGGGCTGGACGTGCTGGGCGGCTCCTCACGCGGGATCGCGGGCCCACCCGGCCTGCATCCGGAAATCACCCTGCAATATGAGCTGGCCTTCACGGCCATGCTGGCCGATGCCGATTTCCTGCGCGACGCGGCGACCCAGGGCTTCCCGATGCGCCCGCTGGTCGGCCGCGCCTATCGGCAGATGATGGCGGCGGATTACGCGGGGCTGCGGGGGCTGTGGGAGCGGCGGCCCTGGCGGGAATAG
- a CDS encoding thioesterase family protein: protein MHGSLLEEFGVEGEWNIAVRHRIRWAECDLYGHVNHAAYLVMFEDLRVEHWRSLGQVLRADQPGPVVAKLEARYIRALGFEDDVLLTLRVPSLRNTSFVHEYAMWKNGLCFECKALLVCVQDGASTPIPEAARKLMIERDNAKPG from the coding sequence ATGCACGGATCGCTGCTGGAAGAATTCGGCGTCGAGGGCGAATGGAACATCGCGGTGCGCCACCGCATCCGCTGGGCCGAATGCGACCTCTACGGCCATGTGAACCACGCGGCCTATCTGGTGATGTTCGAGGATCTGCGCGTGGAGCATTGGCGCTCCCTCGGCCAGGTGCTCCGGGCGGACCAGCCAGGGCCGGTCGTCGCCAAGCTGGAGGCGCGCTACATCCGGGCGCTGGGCTTCGAGGATGACGTGCTGCTGACGCTGCGCGTGCCCAGCCTGCGCAACACCAGCTTCGTGCATGAATACGCGATGTGGAAGAACGGCCTGTGCTTCGAGTGCAAGGCGCTGCTGGTCTGCGTCCAGGATGGTGCGAGCACGCCCATCCCGGAGGCAGCCCGCAAGCTCATGATCGAGCGCGACAACGCCAAGCCAGGGTGA
- a CDS encoding DUF1330 domain-containing protein: MAAYLIANITVNDPARFADYRDQVAPMIAAQGGRYLIRGGAVTVVEGEPGFNRIVVLEYPSMEVLKRFYHGPEYAPLIALRQSCTISHVALVEGYAG; encoded by the coding sequence ATGGCCGCTTATCTGATTGCCAACATCACCGTGAATGACCCGGCGCGCTTCGCCGATTACCGGGACCAGGTGGCGCCGATGATCGCAGCCCAGGGCGGGCGCTACCTGATCCGCGGCGGTGCGGTGACGGTGGTGGAAGGCGAGCCCGGCTTCAACCGCATCGTCGTGCTGGAATACCCGAGCATGGAGGTGCTGAAGCGCTTCTATCACGGCCCCGAATACGCCCCGCTGATCGCGCTGCGCCAATCCTGCACCATCTCCCACGTGGCCCTTGTGGAGGGCTACGCGGGCTGA
- a CDS encoding tripartite tricarboxylate transporter substrate binding protein, which yields MLRRHALAMGALAPFAARVPAATAQTATDWPHAPVRFIVPFAAGGPTDIPARMIAEEMSKVLPNRIVVENRTGSGIIIGTDLVAKAPKDGLTVLYTTVGHAVVRALFDRVPFDPIADFTPVALVGQIPMIMMVNNAFPARTLPELIALVRANPGRYDYASSGNGGAVHLASELFLHMAGGPQGPLRMNHIAFRGSSAAMPDVLAGRIPMMLDVAAATIPYIQRGELRPLAISTRARSPLVPQIPTFIEQGVADYEAYTWHMVLVPSGTPAPIVRAINAAVNRAASLENIRTRLTEMTMQVVTDSTPESAAAFLRAEIGKWEPIIRAAGIKVE from the coding sequence ATGCTTCGTCGCCATGCGCTCGCCATGGGCGCACTCGCGCCCTTCGCCGCCCGCGTTCCAGCCGCCACGGCCCAAACCGCCACTGACTGGCCCCATGCGCCGGTGCGCTTCATCGTCCCCTTCGCCGCGGGTGGCCCCACCGATATTCCGGCGCGCATGATCGCGGAGGAGATGTCCAAGGTACTGCCCAACCGGATCGTGGTGGAAAACCGCACCGGCTCGGGCATCATCATCGGCACGGATCTGGTGGCCAAGGCGCCGAAGGATGGGCTGACGGTGCTCTACACCACGGTCGGCCACGCCGTGGTGCGCGCGCTGTTTGACCGCGTGCCCTTCGATCCCATCGCGGATTTCACGCCGGTGGCACTCGTCGGGCAAATCCCGATGATCATGATGGTGAACAACGCCTTCCCGGCGCGCACCCTGCCGGAGCTCATCGCCCTGGTGCGCGCCAACCCTGGCCGCTACGACTATGCCAGCAGCGGCAATGGCGGCGCCGTCCACCTGGCCTCCGAGCTGTTCCTGCACATGGCGGGCGGCCCGCAGGGCCCCTTGCGGATGAACCACATCGCCTTCCGCGGCTCCTCGGCGGCCATGCCCGATGTGCTGGCCGGCCGCATTCCGATGATGCTGGACGTCGCGGCCGCCACCATTCCCTATATCCAGCGAGGTGAGCTGCGCCCGCTGGCGATCTCGACGCGCGCGCGCAGCCCGCTGGTGCCGCAGATCCCGACCTTCATCGAGCAGGGTGTGGCCGATTACGAGGCCTATACCTGGCATATGGTGCTGGTGCCCTCGGGCACGCCCGCCCCCATCGTGCGCGCCATCAATGCCGCCGTGAACCGCGCCGCATCGCTGGAGAATATCCGCACCCGGCTGACCGAGATGACCATGCAGGTCGTCACCGACAGCACGCCGGAAAGTGCCGCCGCCTTCCTGCGCGCCGAGATCGGCAAGTGGGAGCCCATCATCCGTGCCGCCGGCATCAAGGTGGAGTAG
- the ugpC gene encoding sn-glycerol-3-phosphate ABC transporter ATP-binding protein UgpC, whose translation MATLTLRDIKKSFAQTPVLHGVDLEVRDGEMIVIVGASGCGKSTLLRIVAGLETATSGDVIIDGQNVTPLEPADRDVAMVFQNYALYPHMSVFQNMAYGLKIRGMPKDQIVKRVDEAATLLGIGALLERKPRQLSGGQRQRVAMGRAIVRNPKLFLFDEPLSNLDAKLRVQMRAEIRQLQKRLHVTSLFVTHDQVEAMTLGDRLVVMHAGHAAQIATPMEIWEKPADTYVAGFIGSPSMNFLPATLMEGGGAARLDGNGLVLPFQDGARAGAPGRKLTLGIRPEHLRIGQGGLDLLVDLVEPLGGESVLHGKLPDGTPLTARLQGASYHDGPMGVILPLESLHVFDGETGKRIEAGR comes from the coding sequence ATGGCCACGCTGACCCTTCGCGACATCAAGAAATCCTTCGCGCAAACCCCCGTTCTGCATGGCGTGGACCTCGAAGTCCGTGATGGCGAGATGATCGTCATCGTCGGCGCCTCGGGCTGCGGAAAATCCACCCTGCTGCGCATCGTGGCCGGGCTGGAAACCGCGACCTCGGGCGATGTCATCATTGACGGCCAGAATGTGACCCCCCTGGAGCCGGCCGATCGTGATGTGGCGATGGTGTTCCAGAACTACGCGCTCTATCCGCATATGAGCGTCTTCCAGAACATGGCTTACGGCCTGAAAATCCGCGGCATGCCCAAGGACCAGATCGTGAAGCGCGTCGATGAGGCCGCAACACTTCTGGGCATCGGTGCCCTGCTGGAGCGCAAGCCGCGTCAGCTTTCGGGCGGGCAGCGGCAGCGCGTGGCCATGGGCCGCGCCATCGTGCGCAACCCCAAGCTGTTCCTGTTCGACGAACCCCTCTCCAACCTCGATGCGAAGCTGCGGGTGCAGATGCGGGCCGAAATCCGCCAGCTCCAGAAGCGCCTGCACGTGACCAGCCTCTTCGTCACGCATGACCAGGTGGAGGCGATGACGCTGGGGGATCGCCTGGTGGTGATGCATGCAGGCCACGCCGCGCAGATCGCAACCCCCATGGAAATCTGGGAAAAGCCCGCCGATACCTATGTGGCGGGCTTCATCGGCAGCCCTTCGATGAACTTCCTGCCGGCCACTCTGATGGAGGGTGGGGGTGCGGCGCGGCTCGACGGCAACGGGCTTGTGCTGCCCTTCCAGGATGGGGCGCGCGCCGGCGCGCCCGGCCGCAAGCTGACGTTGGGCATCCGGCCGGAGCATCTGCGCATCGGCCAAGGCGGGCTCGACCTGCTGGTGGATCTGGTGGAGCCGCTGGGTGGGGAGAGCGTGCTGCACGGCAAGCTGCCGGACGGCACGCCGCTGACGGCGCGCCTGCAAGGGGCCAGCTATCACGACGGCCCGATGGGCGTGATCCTGCCGCTGGAATCGCTGCATGTGTTTGATGGCGAAACCGGCAAGAGGATTGAAGCCGGGCGCTGA
- the ugpE gene encoding sn-glycerol-3-phosphate ABC transporter permease UgpE: MVTHLCLILGVLIFAFPIYLTIIGSTHDVNTIGRGDVPLLPGGEGAANYSQAWGVGGGRFMGVPAGVMLFNSIIMAVCVAVGKIAISLTSAYAVVFFRFPLRMLFFWLIFITLMLPVEVRIIPTIQVMVDLNMTNSYQGLIVPLIASATATLLFRQFFLTIPDEYVEAAKIDGAGPIRFFLDVILPLSRTNVAALFVILFIYGWNQYLWPLLIVNDRSMETIVVGLTKMIGSGDSQNEWNVIMATAVLALLPPIAVVVLMQRWFVKGLTETEK; the protein is encoded by the coding sequence ATGGTCACGCATCTGTGCCTCATCCTCGGCGTGCTGATCTTCGCCTTCCCGATCTACCTCACCATCATCGGCTCCACCCATGATGTGAACACCATCGGCCGTGGCGATGTGCCGCTGCTGCCGGGTGGGGAGGGTGCCGCCAATTACAGCCAGGCCTGGGGTGTTGGCGGCGGCCGCTTCATGGGCGTCCCGGCGGGTGTCATGCTGTTCAACAGCATCATCATGGCGGTCTGTGTGGCGGTGGGGAAAATCGCCATCTCGCTCACCTCGGCCTACGCCGTGGTGTTCTTCCGCTTCCCGCTGCGCATGCTGTTCTTCTGGCTGATCTTCATCACGCTGATGCTGCCGGTCGAGGTGCGCATCATTCCCACCATCCAGGTGATGGTGGACCTCAACATGACCAATTCCTACCAGGGGCTGATCGTCCCGCTGATCGCCAGCGCCACGGCGACGCTGCTGTTCCGGCAATTCTTCCTCACCATCCCCGATGAATATGTGGAAGCCGCCAAGATTGATGGCGCGGGACCCATCCGGTTTTTCCTGGATGTGATCCTGCCGCTCAGCCGCACCAATGTGGCGGCGCTGTTCGTCATCCTCTTCATCTATGGCTGGAACCAGTATCTCTGGCCGCTGCTGATCGTGAATGACCGCAGCATGGAAACCATCGTCGTCGGCCTCACCAAGATGATCGGCAGCGGGGATTCGCAGAATGAATGGAATGTGATCATGGCGACGGCGGTGCTGGCCTTGCTGCCGCCCATCGCCGTGGTGGTGCTGATGCAAAGATGGTTCGTGAAGGGCCTGACGGAGACAGAAAAGTAA